The following proteins come from a genomic window of Gammaproteobacteria bacterium:
- the ccmA gene encoding cytochrome c biogenesis heme-transporting ATPase CcmA produces MDTQTLVQVNNLAVYRGMHRLFAQLSFSASSGEIIHIRGLNGAGKTTLLRCLAGLTLPDDGEIAWFGEPASTRPSGDARAAMTLVGHKDGLKSGLTPLENLRHGDGLRADEPKLTCSEALARAGLAERLHVPVGQLSAGQRRRAALARLLSRQTLIWLLDEPFTSLDVDGIAEVTSWMRQHAEDGGLVLLTSHQPLAIGMPVRELWVGAQ; encoded by the coding sequence ATGGACACGCAAACCCTGGTGCAGGTCAATAATCTGGCGGTTTACCGCGGCATGCATCGGCTGTTCGCCCAGCTGTCTTTCAGCGCCAGTTCCGGTGAAATCATCCATATTCGCGGCCTTAATGGCGCCGGCAAGACCACCTTGCTGCGCTGCCTGGCAGGCCTGACGCTGCCGGACGACGGCGAAATCGCCTGGTTCGGCGAGCCGGCTTCGACCCGACCCTCCGGTGATGCCCGTGCCGCCATGACCCTGGTGGGTCACAAGGACGGGCTGAAGAGCGGCCTGACGCCGCTGGAAAACCTGCGCCATGGCGATGGCCTGCGTGCCGATGAGCCCAAGCTGACCTGCTCGGAAGCGCTCGCGCGGGCCGGCCTGGCGGAACGACTGCATGTGCCGGTAGGGCAGCTGTCGGCCGGCCAACGGCGCCGTGCCGCGCTGGCACGCCTGCTGTCGCGCCAGACGCTGATCTGGTTGCTGGACGAGCCCTTTACCAGCCTGGATGTGGACGGCATTGCCGAGGTGACGAGCTGGATGCGCCAGCACGCCGAGGACGGTGGCCTGGTCTTGCTGACGTCGCACCAACCGCTGGCCATCGGG
- the pgsA gene encoding CDP-diacylglycerol--glycerol-3-phosphate 3-phosphatidyltransferase produces the protein MAATDAWRRQLPLALTWLRVALVPVFVIVFYLPFQWARPLACFLFALAGITDFIDGYLARKWGVVSKFGAFLDPVADKIMVAVALVLLVEVDPNRSVLLTLSAAVIIGREITVSALREWMAEEGLRSKVSVSWIGKTKTVLQMVAIGFLVYEYDTLIWPIELLGLSIGVYETGMLLLIIAAILTLWSMLDYLRNAMKAFQD, from the coding sequence ATGGCAGCGACTGATGCCTGGCGACGACAGCTGCCGCTGGCCCTGACCTGGCTGCGCGTTGCCCTGGTGCCGGTCTTCGTGATTGTCTTCTACCTGCCATTCCAGTGGGCACGGCCCCTGGCCTGTTTCCTGTTCGCGCTGGCCGGCATCACCGATTTCATCGATGGCTATCTCGCCAGGAAGTGGGGCGTGGTGAGCAAGTTCGGGGCATTCCTGGACCCGGTCGCCGACAAGATCATGGTCGCCGTCGCACTGGTCCTGCTGGTCGAGGTCGATCCGAATCGCAGCGTGCTGCTGACGCTCTCCGCTGCGGTCATCATCGGCCGCGAGATCACGGTCTCGGCGCTGCGCGAATGGATGGCGGAAGAAGGCCTGCGTTCCAAGGTCTCGGTGTCCTGGATCGGCAAGACCAAGACCGTCCTGCAGATGGTGGCCATCGGTTTCCTGGTGTACGAGTACGACACCCTCATCTGGCCGATCGAGCTGCTCGGCCTGAGCATCGGCGTCTACGAAACCGGCATGCTGCTGCTGATCATCGCGGCCATCCTGACCCTGTGGTCCATGCTGGATTACCTGCGCAACGCCATGAAGGCCTTCCAGGATTGA